AGACGAGCGAGGAAAGAGAGAACGCCGCTGATCAGGGCATCCAGTCTGCGGCAGGTCGAAAAATAAGAATCGACGCTGGTGACAAAGGTACAGATGCCAAGGATGTTGCCGAAGGAAAGTCCTTCGGCGACAACATGTTTTGCATCCCTCTGGACTTTGAGATGCTGAATTCTCATAATCCATATTTCCAGTACGAGATGAAGGACAGGCTGAGTTACGAGCTGACGTTCAACAATTACGGAAAAGTCGTGGTGTCCACGGATACAGCAGCCAGCTATTCCATCTCAGATATTACCCTTGAGTTTGATGTAGTCAATGATCCTGAGCTAGCGATGGCTCTTAGGAACAGGGTGAATGGAAAAAAGCGTCGTCATGTACGACAGAGTCATGAGACACAGCAAAGAGTCGCTTAACAAGTCAGACACCGTCTGGAATATCGCTCTAGCACCgcgagcaaagtccatgaaaggtaTTCTGATTCTCTTCGTAGACCCAACTGCGGATGGAGGAGGAGCCAATTACGCTCGAGATACCGAAAAGTTCTACAACCCAAAGATCAAAAAAGTTTCAACAACGCTCGACGGTATTCCAAATCAGCTGCACTCCTCTGGGATGCTGCCTCACcatcacttcaaagaaattcaaaagcacttcgcggatggaaaattcagaaccgTTCCACACGTAATCAAGGAAGCGGGATTGGCTGATGTGAGGAGGCGAGATTATCTTACGACCAAGTATGGTCTctggttggacatgagaaccacggatgatgacacgttgcatggatctggtaggaaaattgaaggagctagtcagagtattcagatcgagatcgaaaaaagccgagacggcaggagcgttgaacgcttacgtgtactacatacaggatgcacgggtgaatatcgaagccggaaGATTGCAGAGCGTGAACTActagaataaaagatgtttccaaaacacgcgcactcggctataatctgcggagccaccggctgtggcaagactgaatttgttctggatttactcgagagggaatacaagaatttctttgaatacatcataatcgtttgccctacctggacgcgcaacaaagcgtacttaaacagatcctggttttttaaggacgttgatgtcattccaatggatcctaactggtgtccaaagtccgacgattggctgaacgattgtttaaaatttggctacaaaacttatggaatacaagacggacacacacttttcattatcgacgactgcagctctgacagatcattaaccaaaaagaaacagatgctttctcagctagcattctcgggaagacacgataattgctccgtttgggtgcttacacaaaaatataactccatcgttaccgatctcagagagcagacaaaatggacagCCCTGTTTTACACAAAAGATCAAGATAGTTTCGGCGAGACTCTAAGGGAGAACGATATAATCCCAACtctagaagagaagaaagagatcaaaaaaaagctagctaaacaaaaacattccaaactaattttaattaccgagcaaccgactgagtactggtggcaaaaataatcttaagataaaaaagcaagatgactgaaattgaagatatagttaacgagACGATGACCGTGGACGTTCTGCCCACCCTGAGCGAAACGCCTACCATAGGCGGaatgtctaccttagacggtaCGGCTACACGGGAGGAACTTGTAAACACGGACTCTGCTAAAACGGAACAGCTGCGGGAACGGTTGATCGGCGTAGCAGaggcaggaaaaagcaaagagtatttgggaaagaccataacctccgctgagatcgataggcgatcaaaagagcctgatgagactctacgccagatacgaggctcacatgggtgggatagtgactaggtcaatgaaaaagcacttcgttaccgcttacgtaaatttggtcggactcttccttccaaaaaatttggcgattaccgatcgcgatgctctggaagagtctctgaacgaaggaccctttattgatttagctttaaacaaatggacctgtgggctgtatcatagttttggacgtatgctagctccgttggaggctattctgttaactagcaacggtgttaaaaagttgactttccaccagaagcgaagtgcacagtagacgactccccaagtattgatgtgattgattaaccctttgaagtttgcaaaacagtttttaagatataactttttttatattctaaAATGCCATTTATTTCTTCGGTTAGCGATTTGATCGATGTTTCTCCGGAAGAAAACCCTAGTTGGAGAAAGAGCGAATTTCCAAGTATCAAAGATGCCATTCGAGAGATTCTAAAGtgcaaaaagatgaataattgcgAGGTTCCAAAAGACTTTCTCTTGACAAAATTTGTTTATCATTGTCTAGACGAAGAATATCATGGATTTCAAAACCTATCGCAAACGCGAGAGTTTCTATCGAACCCTGACTCCGATGACACCTCCTTACAAGCAAAAGAGACGCTCAACCTACACGAAGCCTGCCAAAATTTAATGAGTTTGAAAAATGATAGCAATTTTGGGTTTCTAGAAGAAAACTTGATTAGACAGACCAACAAAATTGTGAGGAAAAATCTTCCGTTAGAATTTGGCAAAACAAAGCCCGGAGAGTATAGTCGGGCTCGGAGGTTTACAACGTTTATGGGTCAGAGACACGAGTATCGCATGCCTGAAGATATGGAAATGGCGGTAATCAACATTGTTGATAGattcaatagtttgtttattcaaAGCAGGGAAGATCCTGACGAGGAAAAAAGATTGTTGAATACCTTCAAAGCTTGCGCATATTTTGTAGCCGAAATGCTCGAACTGCATCCTTTTTTGGACGGAAACGGAAGAACCGTAAGGCTGATGGCAAGCTACATACTTTCTTCATTTTCACCGTTTCCGACTccgctttacaacatttttagcgaATCCAGCAAGGATGATTTTACAAGGGCCGTGATTTTAGGAAGAAACGAATCGCCAGCtctgttgactaccatgatgatCGAATGCAATCTTTTCTTCTGGAGACAGCTCGTAAAGTACCAAAAACCCGCCTAGTATGGAAAGGGTTAAGATCATGGAAACTAAAAAATTCAAGAGGAAGTATTTATTCCTCTTGAATTTTTTGGTTGAATTCCTATGGTACTTGAACAAATTTGGACATATGCTAGACCCACTTGAGGCTGTACTGTTGACAGGCAATCACATTCAGAAAAACCCAGAAACCCCTTAGGAACTCCAACCCTTGGCTGGAAATCAATCAGAATCTCCACCACCAGCTAAACACTCTAGTGAAAATCTTAGTGCTAAATCAGATGTATGTCCGAgtgcagaataaataaaaattgatttatgAAAAGCATAACAAAAAGAAAACCGAAACAATGACAACAATCACTACAACTACAGTTATGTCAACAGCAAATTGTGATCCAGCAAAGAATCAAAAAAGGGTTGTGGCTGGTAAAGCATTGGCTGCAAAGAATAAAGAACAGCTTGAATTATTAAGAGAGTTAGAAGCGCAGAAAAAAGTACAGGAAAAAAATCCAAGACGAGCCGCAGCTAGAAAAATGGTTGCAGAACGTTTGAAAAAAAGAATCGAAGCGATGCATGAAGTTCAACAGGAGCATCCTGAGATTAAAACCCAAACCTATCCGGAGAAAAGAAACATAGAAACACAAACTTATCCGGAGATAAGATCCATAGAGACACAAACTGACTAAAAATTcttatcatactaaaattgtatGATAAGAATTTTTTGTAGAcaattctacaggtatctatagatgatttctacaggtatctatagatgatttctacaggtatctatagatgattctacaggtatctatagatgatttctacaggtatctatagatgattctataggtatctatagatgattctacaggtatctatagatgattctacaggtatctatagattttttctaataataaaagatgagtgatctagaaaccaaatcagtagacGTTCCAGCAGCGGACACGACGCCTCCGACAAAAGTGACGGCAGGAGTgaatcaagcaaaagtcaaaaacccgaaccgggttgccgctggaaaagcattagccgcaagaaacaaagaaaggacagCAAAAATGAAAGCCTTTGAAGCAATGCAAGCAACACCATCCAAAGATACACCTGAGACCATGCCTTCAGacgtgtcaaactggttgtcaggtccagttcttgttggaggagcggtcgtcgtcgttggagggatagtggcatatgggtattctaccttaaacggtacgactgaaagcccacccaccgtgaccacagtggtcgatcatcaaccaaaagtcgatccttttgatgattttagttacaataaagaagatggcagaaaccaatccaaacgtaaaatgatcgtaaacggcgcgtatcacgcaacaacgataagcctcggtatatgggctaactcgttcgttatgaaaaagttcctaaaaatgaagccggctaatctctcgcagcttgatgCGGAGGATATCGGAAAGTTGACTTTGAGTGTCTTTTcggctacgatgctcagagattggctcgtgaatcaaggaattcttccggatCAAATTATGGCTTAGACATTCTGTCTATGGTAGGTAGGTATAttaaaaccctcttagcactatctgtgctaagagggttttttgtgaaaataaagagaaaatggcgtcactcgcattcatggttggtggagccatggttaacgctttggcattttcagggagcaattatttgttcaactctctcagtagttcggaagaacgcaaaagacacgatctcgctctcgaaaaacttcagcacgaccgagattcttggaatctagcgcgtctttcaagaatagattacatcaacaatcaattaaaaaaacagggtcacgcggagagaaccttttcggacgtcgatgacgcgatgagacagtattataatttaacgggaattttgatggattcttttccacccgaaccacaactttatgatggagagtatctcgacgaagatcaaacaaaatcgattcagaacggggaattagctttgctcggactgggattgctcggaaccggtgtggtcgctatcaaatactttggataaaGTATTTGGGTGGGAGCTGAGCCTCTAATCTCAGGAAAATCATCGAGAGTTACGGATAATTTCTTCGTTTGAGTAGGTAAAAAGAGCGTAGTGGATATTgaaattatttctcttgggtttattttgtagataaattttcagtatattatcaagatcgcataacaaattagCTCGATCATGCCAAAAATCGACGGGAAAATTGCCCGTAATTTCgtagtaaatcttgtgaacggcttttgggtctgatctcaagacttttaacaagtctttttttTACTCGGAGGGACTCGAACAATAATTTTTTTCGTTCAAATTCGTAACATTTCCTCGATAgatttcaatgtatttttcaaactggtaggtcttggtttcgcagtactttatcgattgtcgaatttggtcgatgtcaactcggggtgagttctcgttaagagacgcgtcattttcaaaccacaatcataacacacatcgtctactatgtattctgagttgcaattttACATTTTGACGGAACTCTTTGCTCCACTCgtgcgggttctttaaacaaccgaGTGAATTCGGTACCGTATAGGTTGCAAATCGGTTTTTTGCTCCGAAGGcgggttttctttttacacaatttgcaaaaacaaagcttatatttactcgtacacttcatttttgcaacaaaaaaaatctcctttagactgaatgtctaaaggagatttttttgttggttatgttagactgtacgactagtctgagtcttcatcatattccaactctttcactacaaggtcaaaactgtggtacatgttcccggttgttttgctttcttttttgcccGTAAGTCTAACAAGAGCTATTGATTCAccaaagtccaagtccaagttctctagcctttttgttagggtagaacaactccaaactcgagtgttatcactgagagtgataactccggattttccaaccctggtttccatgatctcaaaattggtaatttcGTAAATTTcaccttcttctagttcaacccatttcaaaattgagggtcctttttgctcttctaacaaatgttcaaattcaatattgagtatgcttgattgttttgccattttgtttgtttttttattagccgggattttcttaaactcttttttttttttttttttttttttttttttttttattagccgggattttcttaaactgttttatttttaaatcgggctaaaaataaaagatggctgaaactaaaatgtctaaggtttactacagtccgagagggtattggaagggtgtttctgcgatagacaagctggcgaaagaggctggagtgacgaaagaaaaagctagtttttttttgaaaaagcagactcagtggcaaatttacctaccacctccgaagtacattcccagagcaaaatttaacgtaagtgtacctaatgaagttcatcaagccgatttgttgtttctccctcacgacagaccgagtaaaggaaaaaagctttacaagtacgcgttgactgtggtggatgtcgcgagcagatacaaggaagctgagcctctgagctcgaaggaatctggggaggtggctaaggcatttgaaaaatttactctcgagttttaaagtggccgaagcttctgcaggtcgatcctggaagagaattcatgggcaaagtgaacgaagtgatgaaaaagcacaaggtcgatatcagaagagggttgcctggtcaacatagagctcaggcaattgttgaaagattcaacagaactttggctgaaagactgtttggtcatcagtactcgcaggaaatactgatggaagctcgtggtcagaaaaatgtgaggtctaccgagtgggtgggtaggcttccggatgtgatcagagctttgaacagcgaagagactcgactgataggaatgaaaccggttgatgctatcaagaagaaaaagattgaaacgatgtcttcagctccacagaagttgaaaaatgagattaAAATTCCAGGTAACGTGAGATTGAGGTATTTGtacgctcccggagagttggagggaggtgagagaagacgcgcaaccgatcccatttggtctctggaaacttacacggttgatagtatcgtgagaacaccgggtgatccaattttgtactatttgtcgAAGGGAGCACCAAAATGAGCGTTTGTTagacaggagcttatgatagtacccgagggtacacagttgccacccgacagagttttgaagtaaaatttcttattcaagtttttcaacacagtaaccgtgtgcatgtgtgtgaattttgtcctcaagtcTCTTTCGTTTGTCATCGTGCGGATCTAGGGCAACTTTGTTGACGGTTTCAGTGTACACCTCATGCTTGTAACTCCTAATCACATTCATCGTTCTCATCAGAGGTTTCTCATCGAAGAGACAACGCTTGTAGTCGTCAAAGGtaatttttctttcaacaactgcTTTTTTGACACCCTTAcatctcttttcctcttttccctcATGTATTCTGTAAGAGTACAACTTTGCTCTGAGACCAACAAATTCGGTGATTTGCTTTCCTCCGGCTTCGTCTTTGAACATACCgggaacttttttgttctttccggtCGGAATTTTCGACGGATGATCAGCTGGGTAGTTGGAGGTGTCAAAAAGCTTTTTCACATCACCCGAAATGTCAGCGTAAAAATCCTCAGTCTGAATTTCATAGGTCAACGAGTCGGTATCAGTCATACAGAGCTTTGCCCTTCCACCATAATTCCTCTTGATGTAATTGTAGTGAAAGTCATACATCTGTGTCTTAGAAATATCCAGGATGCTCATTCCAAGATAGATCGGCTTGTTGAAGTACAGTTTGATTTTCTTCATGTGAACAGccacaagattttcatcaaagattGTGCATCGCTGGTAGTTGGGTTTTGCGGCTAATTTGATGGCTTTGTGTTCCGAATTCACGAGATGGACATTGACGCGATTTCTGATGTTTTCCATAGTTTTGCCAAAAACCGAGTTATTCATCAACTTAAAAAAATCCTTTTCAAACTCCGAGTTTGCATTTTTGCGAAGCTCGGTATTCAGATCGATGTACTTTTTCATAAAGGGACTCTCATTAAATATGATTCCTCTGTGGATCTTGGTTAATTTGAGTCCAAGGTCTAGACATTGTTTCAAAGCCGTGTGGTGAATGACGTACTTTTCCTTATCTCCAAGATTTGGAATGAGTTTTTCCACCCTGTTTACGGTGACTCTCTCAGGAGCTAGGGATAGTCGTTATGGAGGTCGTGTAGCTTCTTAGGGTATTCCAGAGCCACTTCAAGAATGCATGGGATTTCATCCCAAGAGTCTAGCTGTTTCGGAGTCATCCACTCGAAATCTCCGGTTGGCAATGGTTGACAGCCATAAAGGTTATTAGCGTCGAGGTATTGGATATACTTGGAGGGCTTGCTCGGATCGTAATCGGATCCCATGTATTTGTTATTTGCTTCTGAATATCTGGTTGAAATCATGGATATCCCACCTCTAATTCCCTTCTCGATCATCAGAGCCATATCAATATCCGTTAAAAGATCTAGTTTGATTCCTGTTTTCTTCAACATGGCGTCATAGGATAGGCCTGGGGCTGTGTAGTACCAGCAGGGGTCAAGCTGATAATTTTTCAAGCATACTTTTCTAAAACTCTCAAAAACATCCGCTAGCAAGAGAACATCGGATTCGAGATATAGATCATGATACTCTCGCATGGTTTTCATTCCAAAAGTATCCCACACCTTTTGAGCGTGTTCATAATCCTCATCGGAAATGTGTTCTTCGTTGAGTTTGGAGTAGAAGGTGTCTTTGGGTGGAAGACTAGTCTCCTGGAGTTTTTCCAAAGAGTTGACGTGATCGTATGGATAGACACCTTTTCGCAAGAGTAGGTTGAGTTGATCATCTTCATAAGACTGCTGAAGATTTTTACAATTGTTCTTTCGCAACAAATGACAATACTCTTGATGCGTAAGACTCTTTCCAGTCCGTTTTCGATAAGCTTTCTTATAATCTTTGACGGTGTCAAACTTTCCTCCAACAAAGGTTTTGATCGCATCTTCATACCCTGTTAAATTTTCGACGAGTTTACCCAGTCCAGCAGCCATGAATTTGAAGCTGTCGATAAATCTGAGATCACGCTTGACATCGACTTCTTTTCCTTCCTTATTGGTAAAGGTATCAACCAATATCTTCTTGGTGAATGAGATGTACTTCTCTTCGTTGGAAGGAATACAGTCAATCTCTCCCTCGGTCTTGCCAAGATTCTTGATGAACAGATGAGCGTCATATCCGGCTAGATTATGGAAAATCACAGGAAAGAACTTTGGTTTCCTATATTTCATATTACAGATATTGTGGGCAGCTCCTCTGAATTTTCCAGTAAAGTGGCAGTGGTCTCTGACGTTGTAATTAGCTTTATCAGCGGGGGTCAGTGTATCCTTACAGATGTGGCAGTGGGTGGATTTTTCGAAGATCTCTCGCTCTTGCTCCCCGAAGATCATTTCCTTTTGGAACTTGAATTCTTGATAGATCTCTTTGATGTTTTGCTCTAGAG
The nucleotide sequence above comes from Amphiura filiformis unplaced genomic scaffold, Afil_fr2py scaffold_249, whole genome shotgun sequence. Encoded proteins:
- the LOC140145405 gene encoding uncharacterized protein; this translates as MPDPEKDSSQYFKHHFKSQNVPFVVYADFESFTKPIQTCQPNLKDSYTKKYQKHEPSGFCYYIKCFDDSVYTQEPVIFTKESEDQDVAQIFVETLEQNIKEIYQEFKFQKEMIFGEQEREIFEKSTHCHICKDTLTPADKANYNVRDHCHFTGKFRGAAHNICNMKYRKPKFFPVIFHNLAGYDAHLFIKNLGKTEGEIDCIPSNEEKYISFTKKILVDTFTNKEGKEVDVKRDLRFIDSFKFMAAGLGKLVENLTGYEDAIKTFVGGKFDTVKDYKKAYRKRTGKSLTHQEYCHLLRKNNCKNLQQSYEDDQLNLLLRKGVYPYDHVNSLEKLQETSLPPKDTFYSKLNEEHISDEDYEHAQKVWDTFGMKTMREYHDLYLESDVLLLADVFESFRKVCLKNYQLDPCWYYTAPGLSYDAMLKKTGIKLDLLTDIDMALMIEKGIRGGISMISTRYSEANNKYMGSDYDPSKPSKYIQYLDANNLYGCQPLPTGDFEWMTPKQLDSWDEIPCILEVALEYPKKLHDLHNDYP
- the LOC140145404 gene encoding uncharacterized protein, with the protein product MENIRNRVNVHLVNSEHKAIKLAAKPNYQRCTIFDENLVAVHMKKIKLYFNKPIYLGMSILDISKTQMYDFHYNYIKRNYGGRAKLCMTDTDSLTYEIQTEDFYADISGDVKKLFDTSNYPADHPSKIPTGKNKKVPGMFKDEAGGKQITEFVGLRAKLYSYRIHEGKEEKRCKGVKKAVVERKITFDDYKRCLFDEKPLMRTMNVIRSYKHEYDKNF